The Sphingobium aromaticiconvertens genome has a segment encoding these proteins:
- a CDS encoding extensin family protein encodes MRKVHHILRISAWLVGLCVAGFIIFASLRQRPQDLPWTQIDLGQPIGLFTGRKLAALTDDTARCRGLLDKAGVAYTAMKPGGDGQCAYADAVRLKPDSGAIILAPAAVAPSCPVVAALKLWEWHVVQPAAQRHFGQPIRSISHFGSYSCRRMYGRSQGDFSEHATADAIDISGFVLKDGRRISVVNDWKGEGKDAAFLHDVRDGACDLFSTVLSPDYNAAHRDHFHLDQAERGATEWRACR; translated from the coding sequence GTGCGGAAGGTGCATCACATATTGCGAATCTCCGCCTGGCTGGTGGGGCTGTGTGTCGCGGGTTTCATAATATTCGCCTCCCTGCGGCAACGGCCACAGGATTTGCCCTGGACACAGATCGACCTTGGCCAGCCCATCGGCCTGTTCACGGGGCGCAAACTGGCGGCACTGACCGATGACACGGCGCGTTGTCGCGGGCTGCTGGACAAGGCGGGGGTCGCCTACACAGCGATGAAGCCAGGCGGGGACGGCCAATGCGCCTATGCCGACGCAGTACGGCTGAAACCGGACAGCGGCGCTATCATCCTTGCTCCCGCTGCGGTAGCGCCATCCTGTCCGGTCGTCGCCGCACTCAAATTATGGGAATGGCATGTCGTCCAGCCCGCCGCCCAGCGGCATTTCGGTCAGCCGATCCGGTCAATCAGCCATTTTGGCAGCTATAGCTGTCGCCGCATGTATGGCCGTAGTCAGGGGGATTTCAGCGAACATGCGACAGCCGACGCGATCGACATTTCAGGGTTCGTACTAAAGGACGGGCGGCGGATCAGTGTGGTCAACGACTGGAAAGGCGAGGGGAAGGACGCTGCCTTCCTGCATGATGTGCGCGACGGCGCCTGCGACCTGTTCTCCACGGTGCTGTCGCCCGACTATAACGCCGCGCATCGCGATCATTTTCATCTGGATCAGGCGGAACGGGGCGCGACGGAGTGGCGCGCGTGCCGTTGA
- a CDS encoding YbdD/YjiX family protein: MSNFLTTLRQTARLMVGMPDYDVYLRHMREHHADAPVMDRVTFFRDRQEARYGGKNGGRCC, encoded by the coding sequence ATGAGCAACTTCCTCACCACCCTGCGGCAGACTGCACGGCTAATGGTCGGAATGCCTGACTATGACGTCTATCTGCGCCACATGCGCGAGCATCATGCCGATGCGCCGGTGATGGACCGCGTCACCTTCTTCCGTGACCGGCAGGAGGCCCGCTATGGCGGGAAGAATGGCGGGCGCTGCTGCTAA
- a CDS encoding histidine kinase, translating into MFKIIAEPLVWWPVLFAGVQEDGAVVENKIELRFVILGEDEIDAFGKETAEFLSGAATESSVEGEAGQPVVSPSALSVQLIQRIARDWRGVAAENEEPLPFNAANLQSLLNVPNVLPAVLRAYGSCRAARPEIRSGN; encoded by the coding sequence ATGTTCAAGATCATCGCCGAGCCGCTTGTTTGGTGGCCCGTCCTTTTCGCCGGTGTCCAGGAAGACGGCGCCGTCGTGGAAAACAAGATCGAATTGCGCTTCGTCATTCTGGGCGAGGATGAGATCGACGCCTTCGGCAAGGAAACGGCGGAATTTCTGTCCGGTGCCGCAACAGAGTCGTCCGTCGAAGGCGAGGCAGGGCAGCCGGTCGTGTCCCCCAGCGCGCTTTCTGTCCAGCTCATCCAACGCATCGCCCGCGACTGGCGGGGCGTTGCGGCCGAAAATGAAGAGCCGTTGCCGTTCAACGCCGCCAACCTCCAGTCCTTGCTGAATGTGCCCAATGTGCTGCCCGCCGTCCTGCGCGCCTATGGCTCCTGCCGCGCAGCCCGCCCCGAGATCCGTTCGGGAAACTGA
- a CDS encoding XdhC family protein, translating to MNDNGPVIEKGIAWHGAPMALATVVSTWGSAPRPRGSHMIVHRDGRFEGSISGGCVESDVLQRAAEVIAGRPAHLETYGVADGDAWAVGLPCGGEIAVLVQPVGERGFDPDHFARIARSAEGGQGLALSTDLATGITVEGEIAGQFVNRYDPPRRLLIVGAVQIAQSLVPLAQAIGVTPIVIDPRGRFLTEERFPGVELDDRWPDEAIAVRHPGASTAIVTLSHDIKIDDPALEAALRGGAGYVAALGSRKSHAARLERLSALGFSADDLARIDGPAGLDIGAVGAAEIALSIAAGMIARFNGKR from the coding sequence ATGAACGATAATGGCCCGGTTATAGAAAAGGGCATCGCATGGCACGGCGCACCCATGGCGCTGGCGACTGTGGTGTCCACCTGGGGATCTGCGCCGCGTCCACGCGGCAGCCATATGATCGTGCATCGCGATGGCCGGTTCGAAGGCTCGATTTCCGGGGGCTGCGTCGAAAGCGATGTGTTGCAACGCGCGGCTGAGGTGATTGCTGGGCGGCCCGCGCATCTGGAGACCTATGGGGTGGCCGATGGCGATGCCTGGGCGGTCGGGCTGCCCTGCGGTGGAGAGATTGCGGTGCTGGTCCAGCCGGTGGGCGAACGAGGCTTTGATCCCGATCATTTCGCGCGCATCGCCCGATCGGCGGAGGGCGGGCAGGGGCTCGCGCTTTCCACCGATCTGGCCACCGGCATCACGGTGGAGGGCGAAATTGCAGGCCAGTTCGTCAACCGCTACGATCCTCCGCGTCGCTTGTTGATCGTCGGCGCGGTCCAGATCGCCCAGTCGCTGGTGCCGTTGGCGCAGGCGATCGGCGTCACGCCCATCGTCATCGACCCGCGGGGGCGGTTCCTGACGGAAGAGCGCTTCCCCGGCGTGGAACTGGACGATCGCTGGCCCGACGAGGCGATTGCTGTTCGCCATCCCGGTGCCTCCACGGCGATCGTGACACTCAGTCATGACATCAAGATCGACGATCCGGCGCTGGAGGCGGCGTTGCGTGGGGGTGCCGGCTATGTCGCCGCATTGGGATCGCGCAAAAGCCATGCCGCCCGGTTGGAACGGTTATCTGCGCTGGGTTTTTCCGCTGATGATCTTGCCCGGATCGACGGCCCGGCGGGGCTGGACATTGGCGCGGTCGGCGCGGCGGAAATCGCGCTGTCGATCGCGGCTGGGATGATCGCCCGTTTCAACGGCAAGCGTTAG
- a CDS encoding glycoside hydrolase family protein — translation MAKLSLTKNATLAVLMGSAAAATAYQTDLIRWEGMKNVGYLDIAKIPTKCAGDTSDVVVGKMYSDAECQASLTRQATAHVGEVLQCTPQLKGRPQLIRAAGLLTYNIGGPNYCRSTAAARFKAGNFKGGCEAIGPEFVVTRNDGTKVKTTGFINITVGYDKKTRKAILKPVQGLINRRAYERDVCLKGLV, via the coding sequence ATGGCAAAACTATCCCTTACGAAGAACGCTACCCTTGCAGTCCTGATGGGGTCGGCCGCTGCCGCAACGGCATATCAGACCGATCTCATCCGCTGGGAGGGTATGAAGAATGTCGGCTATCTCGACATCGCGAAAATCCCGACCAAGTGTGCAGGCGATACCAGCGATGTGGTGGTCGGTAAGATGTATTCCGATGCTGAATGCCAGGCGAGCCTCACGCGCCAGGCTACAGCCCATGTCGGCGAAGTTCTCCAATGCACTCCGCAGTTGAAGGGCCGTCCGCAGTTGATACGCGCGGCGGGCCTCCTGACCTACAACATTGGTGGCCCGAACTATTGCCGTTCGACCGCCGCAGCCCGTTTCAAGGCGGGCAATTTCAAAGGTGGCTGCGAAGCAATCGGGCCGGAATTCGTTGTCACCCGTAACGACGGCACGAAGGTCAAGACGACCGGCTTCATCAACATCACGGTCGGCTATGACAAGAAGACCCGCAAGGCCATCCTGAAGCCTGTTCAGGGCCTCATCAACCGCCGCGCCTATGAGCGGGATGTGTGCCTCAAGGGACTTGTCTGA
- a CDS encoding gp53-like domain-containing protein encodes MALGTYIRAYPRNAATGAIVPIRLAGGATGKPYHDGAGHYMAGIVTHPSFEAKMSFDDSGWTGRVVPTSSALSFKPADPSRLDILLGYYWRDAAIEVDRINGPLVTRRLTGVVADATIAEGGLVITAADLAKSLDKPPVSAQFAGTGGIEGGIYAIGRPKRRSLGRVFNIEGRLLDQAYNIYEFGDPARPLLAFDVLRDKGRAGATVLLEWQGSIADTFAALRAAVAPQGGGVVAPSIACAKWWTQPAGPLTANLRGETGGGYAETVAGVAAQLLASEGGPVISNLAASIAARPGPAGLHIRDVTETAASALDRLLQRVTLIWQLGPDGFIEILPWTFDAPVEALRAEFISRERTIRPISSRRVGYQRNERLHGDGEISIALSAGDILYNDGTPVEDRQPAEAGADVTGNHTALDVAHVAGVAAAEVIEQADINTESALANGLRQDELTEVMNARTLVEGQPVSTKFLEFRNAQTTENSASASNFALLGAATPDGTAWNLNLDAVKVSPTQSFAQKLTEIGLTTDQVTATAAFLLEVLTGPDGTEARAVIRVDAYGNMASIVTSAGEEISRIGLIADQTVITKPDGTVLAAFGIDGDLVYIENLKVGHIDFGAMDPEFNAKKVVTADQISQEFPGGLIMKTGSYKALIGDETSMSIVFDAPFPVECRSFIPVPRINAPSNFRDLWIQIVGDPTRFGATIQTQSSTSNNNNIDGFHWTAWGF; translated from the coding sequence ATGGCGCTGGGGACATATATCCGCGCCTATCCGCGCAATGCGGCAACCGGGGCGATCGTGCCGATCCGCCTTGCTGGCGGGGCGACGGGCAAGCCGTACCATGATGGGGCCGGTCACTACATGGCCGGGATTGTGACGCATCCCAGCTTTGAAGCGAAGATGAGTTTCGACGATAGTGGCTGGACCGGCCGCGTTGTTCCCACGTCATCGGCCCTGTCGTTCAAGCCCGCCGATCCATCCCGGCTCGACATATTGCTGGGCTATTATTGGCGCGATGCAGCCATTGAGGTGGACCGGATCAATGGTCCGCTCGTCACGCGCCGCCTGACGGGTGTCGTGGCGGACGCGACGATCGCCGAAGGCGGCCTGGTCATCACCGCTGCTGACCTTGCCAAGTCGCTCGACAAGCCGCCCGTCTCTGCCCAGTTCGCTGGCACGGGCGGCATCGAGGGCGGCATCTATGCGATCGGACGGCCAAAGCGGCGTAGTCTGGGCCGGGTCTTTAACATTGAAGGACGGCTGCTCGACCAGGCGTACAATATCTATGAGTTCGGTGATCCGGCTCGCCCGCTGCTCGCCTTCGACGTGCTGCGGGACAAGGGTCGGGCCGGTGCCACGGTATTGCTGGAATGGCAGGGCAGCATAGCGGACACCTTCGCCGCCCTTCGGGCAGCGGTTGCGCCCCAGGGCGGCGGTGTGGTTGCTCCCTCCATCGCTTGCGCCAAATGGTGGACACAGCCCGCTGGCCCTCTCACCGCTAATCTGCGCGGTGAAACAGGCGGCGGCTATGCCGAGACAGTTGCGGGCGTCGCTGCCCAGCTTTTGGCGAGCGAGGGCGGTCCGGTCATTTCCAACCTCGCGGCATCGATCGCGGCGCGCCCTGGTCCAGCCGGTTTGCATATAAGAGATGTCACCGAAACCGCCGCTTCCGCGCTGGATCGGCTGTTGCAGCGTGTGACGTTGATCTGGCAGCTTGGCCCGGACGGCTTCATCGAAATCCTGCCCTGGACGTTCGACGCGCCGGTGGAAGCGCTTCGGGCAGAATTCATCAGCCGGGAGCGGACCATCCGTCCGATCAGTTCGCGTCGCGTCGGCTACCAGCGCAATGAACGATTGCATGGCGATGGCGAGATATCGATCGCGCTTTCTGCCGGTGACATTCTTTATAATGACGGCACGCCGGTTGAGGATCGTCAGCCAGCGGAAGCCGGTGCCGATGTTACCGGCAATCACACCGCCCTTGATGTGGCGCATGTCGCCGGGGTCGCCGCTGCCGAAGTGATCGAGCAGGCCGACATCAATACAGAAAGCGCTCTGGCGAATGGTCTGCGTCAGGATGAGCTGACCGAAGTCATGAATGCGCGGACGCTGGTGGAAGGCCAGCCGGTCAGCACCAAGTTCCTAGAGTTTCGCAATGCGCAGACGACCGAGAACAGCGCGAGCGCGAGCAACTTTGCCCTGCTGGGCGCGGCGACGCCGGACGGCACGGCATGGAACCTGAACCTCGACGCGGTGAAGGTCAGCCCAACCCAATCGTTCGCACAGAAGCTGACGGAAATTGGGCTAACGACGGATCAGGTGACGGCCACCGCCGCTTTCTTGCTGGAAGTGCTGACCGGGCCGGATGGCACCGAAGCGCGAGCGGTCATCAGAGTGGATGCCTATGGCAACATGGCGTCGATCGTTACATCGGCCGGTGAGGAAATTAGCCGGATCGGGCTGATTGCAGATCAGACTGTGATAACCAAGCCGGACGGCACTGTGCTTGCAGCCTTCGGTATCGATGGTGACCTCGTCTATATCGAAAACCTTAAGGTCGGTCACATCGACTTTGGCGCGATGGACCCAGAGTTCAACGCGAAAAAGGTCGTCACTGCGGATCAGATTTCGCAGGAGTTCCCCGGCGGCCTGATCATGAAAACCGGGTCTTACAAGGCGCTGATCGGCGACGAGACATCCATGTCGATCGTCTTCGACGCGCCGTTTCCTGTTGAATGTCGCAGCTTCATCCCGGTGCCGCGCATCAACGCGCCGAGCAACTTCCGCGACCTTTGGATACAGATAGTCGGAGACCCAACGCGGTTCGGTGCGACGATCCAGACCCAGAGTTCAACATCCAACAATAACAATATCGACGGCTTCCACTGGACCGCGTGGGGATTTTGA
- a CDS encoding S24 family peptidase produces MVDGLSGLDGREALERLIARRGDNYADLSRMLGRNPAYIQQFIKRGTPRKLDEDDRRRLARYFGVEEAVLGSGSEPTPVHRGAAMLSMPSIVAVPRLALGASAGAGSLDVDERAAGSMAFDSHWLRDLGVRGGSAAIIRVDGESMAPTLGHGDDIMVDHRDGAERLRDGIYVLRLDGVLMVKRIATGPQRGRFSVLSDNVHYPDWPDIDPALVAIVGRVVWTGRRLG; encoded by the coding sequence ATGGTTGACGGGCTTTCTGGACTGGATGGGCGCGAAGCGTTGGAACGATTGATCGCACGACGGGGCGACAATTATGCCGACCTGTCCCGAATGCTCGGCCGTAATCCTGCCTATATCCAACAGTTTATCAAGCGCGGCACGCCCCGCAAACTGGATGAGGATGATCGTCGGCGACTCGCCCGTTATTTCGGCGTGGAGGAGGCGGTTCTGGGGAGTGGCAGCGAACCAACGCCCGTCCATCGCGGCGCGGCGATGCTCTCTATGCCGTCTATCGTCGCGGTCCCTCGGCTGGCGCTGGGCGCGTCGGCGGGCGCGGGATCGCTGGACGTGGATGAGCGCGCGGCAGGCAGCATGGCGTTCGATTCGCACTGGTTGCGCGATCTGGGTGTGCGGGGGGGGAGCGCCGCAATCATCCGGGTCGATGGCGAATCGATGGCGCCGACGTTGGGCCATGGCGATGACATCATGGTCGATCATCGCGATGGCGCGGAGCGGTTGCGGGACGGCATTTATGTACTGCGGCTGGATGGGGTGCTGATGGTCAAGCGAATCGCTACCGGGCCGCAGCGCGGTCGCTTTTCGGTATTGAGCGACAATGTTCATTATCCCGACTGGCCGGATATCGACCCGGCGCTGGTCGCCATTGTCGGACGAGTGGTGTGGACGGGGCGGCGGTTGGGATGA
- a CDS encoding DUF1799 domain-containing protein: MTQAAIMPQWMKDRLAGTVERPGQIELSPDEATPFSLFVSLGTQWTRHAMTGMRLGIDYASIRPTADMMDITMTPALLRDIRSMEASALDEFARAARR, translated from the coding sequence ATGACCCAGGCAGCGATCATGCCCCAGTGGATGAAGGACCGCCTTGCTGGCACCGTCGAACGGCCCGGCCAGATCGAACTGTCGCCAGACGAAGCGACCCCGTTCAGCCTGTTCGTCAGCCTCGGCACCCAATGGACACGTCATGCCATGACCGGCATGCGCCTGGGCATCGATTATGCGTCGATCCGTCCGACCGCCGATATGATGGACATCACCATGACGCCCGCGCTTCTGCGCGATATCCGCTCCATGGAAGCATCCGCGCTGGATGAGTTCGCCAGGGCGGCGCGGCGATGA
- a CDS encoding MFS transporter, whose translation MVSAQGDDLPQHHAATQNEKLVIAASSLGTVFEWYDFYLYGLLATYISAQFFSGVNETTGFIFALAAFAAGFAVRPFGALVFGRVGDMVGRKNTFLVTMGIMGLSTFAVGLLPNYASIGVAAPIILLIMRLAQGLALGGEYGGAATYVAEHAPEGKRGLYTSWIQTTATFGLFAALLVVIGFRFALGEEAFAAWGWRLPFLISILLLGVSMWIRLQLNESPVFQKMKDEGTTSKAPLTEAFGQWGNLRWVIIALLGAVMGQAVVWYAGQFYALFFLEKTLRVDGATANILIAIALALATPFFVVFGWLSDKIGRKPIILGGCALAALTYFPLFGALTTAANPALAAAQAAAPVTIVAHQAECSFQFDPVGKNMFDSSSCDIAKAYMAKTGISYANADAPAGTPAMVQVGDDGFAAPEPTRVSGEARTAAIASFQDQLKTGLAEAGYPGKADSAQINKVAVVAILWALAMLVTMVYGPIAAMLVELFPSRIRYTSMSLPYHIGNGWFGGFLPTTAFAMVAATGNIYYGLWYPVVVAAATVVIGLLFLPETFRRNIDD comes from the coding sequence ATGGTTAGCGCGCAAGGGGACGATCTGCCACAGCATCACGCAGCCACGCAGAATGAGAAGCTGGTGATCGCCGCATCGTCGCTCGGCACCGTTTTCGAATGGTATGATTTCTACCTCTACGGCTTGCTCGCCACCTATATTTCCGCGCAATTTTTCTCTGGCGTGAATGAAACGACGGGCTTTATTTTCGCGCTCGCCGCCTTTGCCGCGGGGTTCGCGGTGCGGCCCTTCGGCGCGCTGGTGTTCGGCCGGGTCGGCGACATGGTGGGGCGCAAGAACACCTTTCTCGTCACCATGGGGATCATGGGCCTGTCGACCTTCGCGGTCGGCCTGTTGCCCAACTACGCGTCGATCGGGGTTGCTGCGCCCATCATCCTGCTGATCATGCGGTTGGCGCAGGGACTGGCGCTGGGCGGCGAATATGGCGGCGCGGCCACCTATGTCGCCGAACATGCGCCAGAGGGAAAGCGCGGCCTCTACACCAGTTGGATACAGACAACCGCGACCTTCGGCCTATTCGCGGCGTTGCTGGTTGTCATCGGCTTCCGCTTTGCATTGGGCGAGGAAGCGTTCGCCGCCTGGGGCTGGCGTCTGCCCTTTCTCATCTCGATCCTGCTGCTGGGCGTGTCGATGTGGATACGCCTGCAACTCAACGAAAGCCCGGTCTTTCAGAAGATGAAGGATGAGGGCACCACGTCGAAGGCGCCTCTGACCGAGGCGTTCGGCCAATGGGGTAATCTGCGCTGGGTCATCATAGCCCTGCTGGGCGCGGTCATGGGGCAGGCGGTGGTCTGGTATGCCGGGCAGTTTTATGCGCTTTTCTTTCTGGAAAAGACGCTGCGGGTGGATGGCGCGACCGCCAATATCCTGATCGCCATCGCGCTGGCGCTTGCGACGCCCTTCTTCGTCGTCTTCGGCTGGCTGTCGGACAAGATCGGGCGCAAGCCGATCATATTGGGTGGCTGCGCGCTCGCCGCGCTTACCTATTTCCCGCTATTCGGGGCGCTCACCACAGCCGCCAACCCCGCGCTCGCCGCCGCGCAAGCGGCCGCTCCGGTGACGATTGTCGCGCATCAGGCCGAATGCTCGTTCCAGTTCGATCCTGTCGGCAAGAACATGTTCGACAGCTCCAGTTGCGACATCGCCAAGGCCTATATGGCCAAGACGGGGATCAGCTACGCCAATGCCGATGCGCCCGCAGGCACCCCAGCCATGGTACAGGTGGGCGACGACGGCTTTGCTGCGCCTGAGCCAACGCGTGTGTCGGGAGAAGCCCGGACAGCCGCGATCGCCAGCTTTCAGGACCAGTTAAAGACGGGTCTTGCGGAGGCGGGCTATCCAGGGAAGGCGGACAGCGCGCAAATCAACAAGGTGGCGGTGGTCGCGATCCTGTGGGCGCTCGCGATGCTGGTGACGATGGTTTATGGCCCGATCGCGGCCATGCTGGTCGAACTGTTCCCCAGCCGCATCCGCTACACGTCCATGTCGCTGCCCTATCATATCGGCAATGGCTGGTTCGGCGGCTTCCTGCCGACCACAGCCTTTGCGATGGTCGCAGCCACGGGGAACATTTATTACGGCCTCTGGTATCCGGTGGTCGTGGCCGCCGCGACCGTGGTCATCGGCCTGCTATTCCTGCCGGAAACGTTTCGCCGAAACATTGACGACTGA
- a CDS encoding carbon starvation CstA family protein: MTRHLPWIIIAILGAVALSVVAVSRGEAVNALWIVVAAVSCFLVAYRYYTLFIGRTVMRLDAGRPTPAIRRADGLDYVATDKAVLFGHHFAAIAGAGPLVGPVLAAQMGYLPGTLWIIVGVVLAGAVQDFMILFISMRRDGKSLGELIRMEMGQVAGTIALFGAFMIMVIILAVLALIVVKALAESPWGMFTVAATVPLAMFMGVYTRWIRPGRIGEVSLLGLVGLLAAIVYGQAIAQSPVWGPIFTFTPIQLCWILIGYGAVASVLPVWLLLAPRDYLSTFLKIGAIAALAIGIVIMAPPLKMPALTQFAAGGGPVWSGGLFPFLFITIACGAVSGFHALIASGTTPKLIASEAHAPMIGYGAMLMEAFVAIMALVGASILDPGIYFTMNSPGALIGTDAASASAAVTAMGFPISPDLIAQTAKDVGEHSIISRAGGAPTLAVAMAEIFSHVVGGPAMKAFWYHFAILFEALFILTAVDAGTRAGRFMLQDLIALAVPSFKNTSSQIPAFVATGLCVAAWGFFLYQGVTDPLGGVNTLWPVFGISNQMLAAIALMLGTAVLFRMKQDRYAWVTILPAAWLLICTLSAGWLKLASVDPKVGFLSHAATFSDAAARGELLSPAKSMAEMQRIIFNDRVDAALVALFLAVVLAVLFFTIRTCIAARRTDAPTTREIPSTMVPAE, translated from the coding sequence ATGACCCGACATCTTCCATGGATCATCATAGCGATTTTGGGCGCGGTCGCGCTATCGGTGGTCGCGGTATCGCGTGGCGAGGCGGTCAACGCGCTGTGGATCGTGGTCGCGGCGGTGAGCTGTTTCCTCGTCGCCTATCGCTATTATACGCTGTTCATCGGGCGGACGGTCATGCGGCTGGATGCGGGCCGCCCCACTCCCGCCATCCGCCGCGCCGATGGCCTCGACTATGTCGCGACCGACAAGGCCGTGTTGTTTGGCCATCATTTCGCGGCGATCGCGGGCGCGGGGCCGCTGGTCGGGCCGGTGCTGGCCGCGCAGATGGGCTATCTCCCCGGAACGCTGTGGATCATCGTGGGCGTGGTGCTGGCGGGCGCGGTGCAGGACTTCATGATCCTGTTCATCTCCATGCGCCGCGACGGCAAGTCGCTGGGCGAGTTGATCCGCATGGAAATGGGGCAGGTCGCGGGCACCATCGCGCTGTTCGGCGCCTTCATGATCATGGTCATCATCCTTGCCGTGCTGGCGCTGATCGTCGTCAAGGCGCTGGCGGAAAGTCCGTGGGGCATGTTCACCGTGGCGGCTACCGTGCCGCTCGCCATGTTCATGGGCGTCTATACCCGCTGGATACGGCCGGGGCGGATTGGTGAGGTATCGCTGCTGGGCCTGGTGGGCCTGTTGGCCGCGATCGTCTATGGGCAGGCGATTGCGCAGTCGCCCGTCTGGGGACCGATCTTCACTTTCACGCCGATTCAGCTGTGCTGGATATTGATCGGCTATGGCGCGGTCGCTTCCGTGCTGCCTGTCTGGCTGTTGCTGGCACCGCGCGATTATTTGTCAACTTTCCTGAAGATCGGCGCGATTGCGGCGCTCGCCATCGGCATCGTCATCATGGCCCCGCCACTGAAGATGCCCGCGCTGACCCAGTTTGCCGCGGGTGGCGGGCCGGTCTGGTCGGGTGGCCTCTTCCCCTTCCTGTTCATCACCATCGCCTGCGGCGCGGTGTCGGGATTCCATGCTCTTATAGCCAGCGGCACCACGCCCAAGCTGATCGCCAGCGAAGCCCATGCGCCAATGATCGGCTATGGCGCGATGCTGATGGAGGCGTTCGTGGCGATCATGGCGCTGGTCGGCGCCTCGATCCTGGACCCCGGCATCTATTTCACCATGAACAGCCCCGGTGCGCTGATCGGCACCGACGCCGCCAGCGCGTCCGCCGCCGTCACCGCCATGGGCTTCCCCATCTCCCCCGATCTCATCGCCCAGACGGCGAAGGATGTGGGCGAACATAGCATCATCTCCCGCGCGGGCGGCGCACCGACGCTCGCGGTGGCGATGGCGGAAATCTTCTCCCATGTCGTCGGCGGCCCGGCGATGAAGGCCTTCTGGTATCACTTCGCGATTCTTTTCGAGGCACTGTTCATCCTGACCGCCGTGGATGCAGGCACGCGCGCCGGGCGCTTCATGCTGCAGGATCTGATCGCGCTGGCCGTCCCGTCCTTCAAGAACACATCCAGCCAGATACCGGCCTTTGTCGCCACCGGCCTGTGCGTGGCGGCATGGGGCTTCTTCCTTTATCAAGGTGTCACCGATCCGCTGGGCGGGGTGAACACGCTATGGCCGGTGTTCGGCATTTCCAATCAGATGCTGGCCGCCATCGCGCTGATGCTCGGCACCGCCGTCCTCTTCCGCATGAAGCAGGATCGTTATGCCTGGGTGACGATCCTACCAGCCGCATGGCTGCTGATTTGCACCCTGTCGGCGGGCTGGTTGAAGCTGGCATCGGTCGATCCCAAGGTCGGCTTCCTCTCCCATGCCGCAACGTTCAGCGACGCGGCGGCGCGCGGTGAACTCCTCTCCCCCGCCAAGTCAATGGCGGAAATGCAGCGCATCATTTTCAACGACCGCGTCGATGCCGCGCTGGTAGCGCTGTTCCTGGCGGTCGTGTTGGCGGTGCTGTTCTTCACCATCCGCACCTGCATCGCCGCGCGGCGGACGGATGCGCCAACCACACGGGAAATCCCGTCCACGATGGTCCCGGCAGAATGA
- a CDS encoding NUDIX hydrolase, giving the protein MMIAAPHARPAATVVLVRDRPDGPPDLLLMERAATMAFAPGALVFPGGAVDAADLLLAEQMQISLPLDEAAARIAAVRETLEESGLGIAFPDDFPVEALATMRQAMVEGAAFADLLTARGVTLDLHALVPFARWHPAMIEGATRVFDTRFYLARAPQGQEAQEDATENVHLLWTSAAAILTRCDAGEGKVIFPTRRNLERLARFDSFVAIAAHAAAIPVEKVTPWMEERADGRHLCIPDHLGYPVTSELLRRASRH; this is encoded by the coding sequence ATGATGATAGCTGCTCCCCACGCCCGACCGGCGGCGACCGTCGTGCTGGTGCGCGACCGGCCCGATGGCCCTCCCGATTTATTGCTGATGGAACGCGCCGCGACGATGGCGTTCGCGCCGGGCGCGCTGGTCTTTCCGGGGGGGGCGGTGGATGCTGCCGATCTTCTGTTGGCGGAGCAGATGCAAATCAGCCTTCCGCTGGACGAGGCCGCGGCCCGAATCGCCGCCGTGCGGGAAACACTGGAAGAAAGCGGCTTGGGCATTGCCTTTCCTGACGACTTTCCGGTGGAGGCGTTGGCGACGATGCGACAGGCGATGGTCGAGGGCGCTGCTTTCGCCGACCTGCTGACCGCGCGCGGGGTGACGCTGGACCTGCATGCGCTCGTGCCCTTCGCGCGCTGGCATCCCGCCATGATTGAAGGCGCGACCCGCGTGTTCGACACCCGCTTCTACCTTGCGCGAGCACCGCAAGGGCAGGAGGCGCAGGAAGATGCGACGGAGAATGTCCATCTGCTGTGGACCAGCGCGGCGGCCATACTTACCCGCTGCGATGCAGGGGAGGGGAAGGTGATCTTTCCGACCCGGCGCAATCTTGAACGGTTGGCCCGGTTCGACAGTTTCGTCGCCATCGCGGCCCATGCCGCTGCAATTCCGGTCGAAAAGGTGACGCCCTGGATGGAGGAGCGCGCCGATGGTCGCCATCTCTGCATTCCCGATCATCTGGGCTATCCCGTAACATCGGAACTTTTACGGCGGGCCAGTCGTCACTGA